The nucleotide window ACGTTCGAGCAGCAGCTTTCGCCGTATGGGCGTTGGGTCGACACGCCGGAATACGGGCGCGTCTGGATCCCCGCGAACGTGGGATCCGACTGGCAGCCGTACTCGGACGGGCAGTGGGTGAGCACGAGCTCGGGCTGGTCGTTCGCAGCGCCGGTCCCCTGGGGATGGGCCGTCTATCATTACGGCCGCTGGGGCTGGCGCGCGGGGTTCGGGTGGTACTGGGTACCCGGATACGTCTGGGCTCCCGCCTGGGTGTCCTGGCGTTGGGCGAACGGCTACGCCTGCTGGGCGCCGCTGGCGCCGCGCGGCTACATCTATGGCCGCGGATGGCGAGGCTGGGTGGTAGTGCCGCACGCGCACTTCGCGCATCCGATCCGCCGCTGGATCGTGCCCAGGGCGCAGGTCAGCGTGATTGTCCGCTCTGGCCGTCCGGTCCGTGCCTTCCCCACCTGGCACGCGCGCCAGTTCAACGGGCATCGCGGCGGCGGGCACCGCGCGCACGGCCGCCGGTAAGCGCGCGCCACCCATCTTTTGATACCGTCGCCAGGTCCGACCTGGAGGGCGGATGCCCCTGCCCCTTATCGCCGAGCTGAAGCGCCGGCGCGTCTTTCGCGCGCTGGTCGCTTACGGCGGCATCCGCGGCCGGAGCAAATCTTCTGATGCGCCACCCTCGATCGTCGTCCTCCCGTTCGTGAACCTGAGCGCCGAAAGGGAAAATGAATACTTCTCCGACGGGATGACGGAGGAGATCATCAATGCGCTCGCGAACATCGAGGGATTGCGGGTGGTGGCCCGCACCTCGGCATTTTCCTTCAAAGGCAAGAACGTCGACATCCGCAAGATCGGCGAGGAGCTCAAAGTGTCCACCGTGCTCGAGGGCACGGTCCGGCGCCAGGGCAACCAGCTGCGCGTCGCCGCACAGCTCATTGCCGCCAACGACGGCTATCACCTGTGGTCGAAGACGTACGACCGGGAGCTGAACGACATGTTCCTGGTCGAGGACGACGTGGCCCGTGCCATCGTGCAGGCGCTCAAGCCGAAGCTGGTGCAACCGACGGCGATGGTCGAGCGCACGACCGACAGCAGCGAAGCGCACGACTTGTACCTGAAAGGCCGCTATTTGTGGAACCAGCGCTCGAAGGAGGGTCTCACCAGGGCCATTGCCCTGTTCGAGCGGGCAATCGCCCTCGACGCGGGTTACTCGCTGGCCCATTCCGGCCTGGCGGACTGCTACAACGTTCTGGGGGACTACGGAGGAACGCAAGGCGAGGAGGTTGCGTCCAAAGGAAAGACGCATGCGCTCGCGGCCGTGAAACTCGACGATGGACTCGCGGAAGGTCACGCATCACTGGCGGCGTACATGGACCGTGAATGCGACTGGGATGGCGCGAACCGCGAGTTCACGCGCGCCATCGAGTTGAGGCCGGGGTACGCGACGGCTCATCACTGGTACGGTTTCACTCTTCTCGGCCAGGGGCGGCTGGCCGAAGCGCGAGCAGAGGCAGAACGGGCGCGACAGCTCGATCCCACCTCCGTCATCATCAACACGTTCCTCGTCACCGTGCTGCACCACGCCGGTGAATACGATGCCGCCGTCGATCAGGCGCAAAAAACGCTCGACCTGAACCCGGGATTCGACCTCGCACGCGTGTTTCTCGCCTATTCCCATCTTCGCGCCGGCAGGATCGCGGACGCACTCGTGGCCCTGGACAGGGCACCTGCGCCTTCGTCGCAGCTTTCAGTCGTGCGCGCGCATCTGCTCGCCGCGTCCGGCGCGACGACCGATGCGAGCCGTATGCTGACCGAGGTCGAGGCGCATTT belongs to Deltaproteobacteria bacterium and includes:
- a CDS encoding tetratricopeptide repeat protein, with amino-acid sequence MPLPLIAELKRRRVFRALVAYGGIRGRSKSSDAPPSIVVLPFVNLSAERENEYFSDGMTEEIINALANIEGLRVVARTSAFSFKGKNVDIRKIGEELKVSTVLEGTVRRQGNQLRVAAQLIAANDGYHLWSKTYDRELNDMFLVEDDVARAIVQALKPKLVQPTAMVERTTDSSEAHDLYLKGRYLWNQRSKEGLTRAIALFERAIALDAGYSLAHSGLADCYNVLGDYGGTQGEEVASKGKTHALAAVKLDDGLAEGHASLAAYMDRECDWDGANREFTRAIELRPGYATAHHWYGFTLLGQGRLAEARAEAERARQLDPTSVIINTFLVTVLHHAGEYDAAVDQAQKTLDLNPGFDLARVFLAYSHLRAGRIADALVALDRAPAPSSQLSVVRAHLLAASGATTDASRMLTEVEAHFDANPVPRGSLALAHLALGEEDAAFVWLEKGFVARDQSVRTIKLNPMWEPIRSDPRYRALLKRMNLER